One window from the genome of Spirosoma rhododendri encodes:
- a CDS encoding TonB-dependent receptor: MYDKNIGTKQKALRINLDRRIYGSFAEIGAGQETAAMFFKAGGSSGTIAKTMSAYDMTFSDSIYGVEESGRYVVESRLVKMLSKEYSLLEKRLAEKRGPDTTFFSFANTVVALNYQKTNDAHGWIGCRFQLTPQSGYNDVIIHVRMLDNENILQQQALGIIGVNLIYGCYYYAKSPETLVLSLMDDLIAERIQIDMIRFNGPDFAEVDNRLMTLHLVKNGFTDAALFGSDGQVLQPSEALYKKHILVMRGRLRPLTNVQLDMIENGVKQFKAEDDVDENRVVSMAELTLHNLKANDKEIDEKDFLDRVDILCSMGQTVMISNYLEYYKLVAYLARLTRLKCGLVVGIPNLEYIFDEGHYEFLPGGILESFATLFSKKVKLFVYPTLRDGAIYTCDDFHLPPLLEPLYQYLILNDKIEAIRDYNEENLHISTDGVLELIQAGQEGWEKLVPARVAEQIKNNCLFGYPCEVEYVPIGQQVRQQQEQVVADVTPN; encoded by the coding sequence ATGTACGACAAGAATATAGGTACCAAGCAGAAAGCGTTACGCATCAACCTGGACCGGCGGATTTACGGCTCGTTTGCTGAAATCGGCGCAGGGCAGGAAACGGCTGCCATGTTTTTCAAAGCGGGCGGTTCGTCGGGTACGATTGCCAAAACCATGTCGGCCTACGACATGACGTTCAGCGACAGCATTTACGGTGTTGAAGAAAGCGGCCGGTACGTGGTTGAGTCGCGGCTAGTGAAGATGCTGAGTAAGGAATACAGCCTGCTCGAAAAGCGGCTGGCCGAAAAGCGCGGCCCCGACACCACATTTTTCTCCTTCGCCAACACGGTCGTTGCGCTCAACTACCAGAAAACCAACGATGCCCACGGCTGGATCGGCTGCCGGTTTCAGCTGACGCCCCAGTCTGGCTATAACGACGTGATTATCCACGTCCGGATGCTCGACAACGAGAACATACTGCAACAGCAGGCACTCGGTATTATCGGCGTTAACCTGATTTACGGCTGCTATTACTACGCCAAATCACCCGAAACGCTGGTACTGTCGCTGATGGACGATCTGATAGCGGAACGTATTCAGATCGACATGATCCGCTTCAATGGCCCCGACTTTGCCGAGGTCGATAACAGGCTGATGACGCTGCATCTGGTGAAAAATGGCTTTACCGACGCGGCCCTGTTCGGCTCCGACGGGCAGGTGCTGCAACCTTCGGAAGCACTGTACAAAAAGCATATCCTGGTGATGCGCGGACGCCTGCGCCCCCTCACCAACGTGCAGCTCGACATGATCGAGAACGGGGTGAAGCAGTTCAAAGCCGAAGACGACGTCGATGAGAACCGGGTAGTGTCGATGGCGGAGCTGACCCTGCACAATCTGAAAGCAAATGACAAGGAGATCGACGAGAAAGACTTTCTGGACCGGGTCGATATTCTGTGCTCGATGGGGCAGACGGTGATGATCTCCAACTACCTGGAGTATTACAAGCTGGTCGCTTATCTGGCCCGACTTACCCGGCTCAAATGTGGTCTGGTGGTGGGCATTCCCAATCTGGAATACATCTTCGACGAGGGCCACTACGAGTTTCTGCCGGGCGGTATCCTGGAATCGTTTGCAACGCTGTTCAGCAAGAAAGTCAAGCTGTTCGTGTACCCCACCCTGCGCGACGGTGCAATCTACACCTGCGACGATTTTCACCTGCCCCCCCTGCTGGAGCCGTTGTATCAATACCTGATTCTCAACGATAAGATCGAAGCTATTCGTGATTACAACGAGGAAAACCTGCACATCTCGACCGACGGCGTGCTGGAGTTGATTCAGGCTGGGCAGGAGGGCTGGGAAAAACTGGTGCCTGCGCGGGTAGCCGAACAGATCAAGAATAATTGCCTCTTTGGGTATCCGTGCGAAGTTGAGTACGTA